The nucleotide sequence GAAGGTTAGTTGAACACTCTACCTGCTggttggtttcttttttgctccgCATGAGCACCAAGGACAGCTTTGCTGGGCATGCATATACAATACATGTATCCCGGGACTAACGAATACGCTTCAAAATCTACAGTACGGCAACATCTTTACCTTCATTCTCCTCGGAAAGAAGACAACCGTCTACATCGGCACCGAAGGCAACGAGTTCATCCTCAACGGCAAGCTGCGCGATGTCAATGCAGAGGAGATCTACGGACCCATGACCACTCCCGTGTTCGGCAAGGACGTCGTCTATGACTGCCCCAACGCCAAGCTGATGGAGCAAAAGAAGTTTATGAAGATCGCCCTCACCACCGAGGCCTTCCGTTCTTACGTTCCTATCATTGCCGACGAGGTTTCGAGCTACCTGAAGCGGACCCCCGCCTTCAAGGGCCCGTCGGGCGTCGTCAACATCCCGCCCAAGATGGCCGAGATTACCATCTTCACCGCCTCGCACGCCCTCCAGGGTAAGGAGATCCGCGACCAGTTCGACGAGACCCTGGCCGATTTGTACCACGACCTCGACATGGGCTTCCACCCGGTCAACTTCAAGCTTCACTGGCTACCCCTCCCCCGCAACATCCGCCGCGACAAGGCACAAAAGACCATCGCCAAGATCTACATGGACACCATCCAGCGCCGCCGTGCGAAGGGTAAGGACTCCGAGGCCAAGGATATGATGTACCACCTTATGAACTCGACCTACAAAAATGGCACCCCCGTCCCTGACCACGAGATCGCCCACATGATGATCGCTCTCCTGATGGCCGGACAGcactcgtcgtcgtccaccAGCTCCTGGATCATGCTCCGCCTCGCCAGCCGCCCGGATATTATGGAGGAACTGTACCAGGAGCAGGTCCGCGCGCTGGGTGCCGACTTGCCCCCTCTCCGCTACGAGGACCTCGCCAATCTGCCTCTCCACCTCGCCGTCATCAAGGAGACTCTCCGCCTCCACGCTCCGATCAACTCCATTCTCCGCGCCGTGAAGCAGGACCTCCCCGTTCCGGGTACCAACTACGTCATCGCCAAGGACACCACCGTCCTCGCCGCCCCCGGATACTCGGCCGGTGACCCCAACCACTTCCCTGAGCCGGAACTTTGGGAGCCGCACCGTTGGGAGGCCGACTCGCGCCTGGCTCCACGCATCTCGATGAGCAACGACAAcgatgaggaggagaagaTTGATTACGGATACGGCCTCGTCAGCAAGGGTACTACCTCTCCTTACTTGCCCTTTGGCGCCGGTCGCCACCGCTGCATCGGTGAACACTTCGCCAACGTCCAGCTTCAGACCATTGTCGCCATGATTGTGCGCGAGTTCAAGTTCCGCAACGTCGACGGCAGCGGCAAGGTCGTCGGCACCAACTACGCCTCGCTCTTCTCCAGGCCTGAGGAGCCCGCCAAAATTTACTGGGAGAGGCGCTAAAGGGGcaagagaaaaacaaaaagtaaaacaaaccccaaaaacaaTATCTTGGTGGGTGGTTGCTCCTTGCAGTTTTCCGGTCAGGTTatccaacaagtgtgggaaAGGCACCCAGCCAAGATGAAGATCAGAACAAGTTTCTTGTACATAGAGTTATAGAGCTTTTGAGATTTTGGCGGTGGGAGGTTTCTGGCATGCTCTGAGCATTTTGCGCCATCTTTTCCATCAAAGAAATGCGAAATCGGCGGCCGGTTAGAGATGGATATATAATTACTAATAGCAATACGAGACGTTATGACGATGAAATTACTTCTATTGTGTCTTGGAGCTGACATCTTATCCTGTCTCCATATGAGGGGCTGAAGCACGTTCATGTATCACACTAGTACCAGCGAGTGGACATGTATGTACAAGCGTCCCATTATTACTTTGACGTCTTGTGTTATATAAAGTTAGGCGGATATACAAACCCAGAAAACCCAACGAACAAACTACACATTTACAGTTTTAAcgagtttcttttttggtaacccctccctcccctccaaGGTCCCCAAACCCCGGGCTatacaaaaagaaacagaaagaaaagaaggaggGAAAAAGACGCGACGGCGTTCCAACCCATCAATGTCCTCGCGGACGGGTCCTTGTTTCTGATATTTCGACTTGTGCAAAGAAAAGCCCACACAAACCCCTCCCctcttgtctctttttttgactGTATTcctgtttcttctttttttctgtttttctATTTTGATCAGTCGCTTTAGTACGCCAAAGTCAGCACGTGCGAGGTCATGGCGTTCATGCGCTCGCTGGTGATCTTGAGACCCATCCTGAGCAGCTCCTGGGCGACGTCGGGTTCTTTCCTCTGGAGCTTGGCCCAGGCCTCCCGGTCAATGAGCCAGACGACGGCGTCGCGCTCGACGACGGCCGTAGCGGTGCGGCACGTGTCGCTGAAGAAGGGCAGCTCGCCGCACGTGGTGCCGGCCACGATGCTCTCGCACAGCCGGCCCTGCGGTAGGTCGTACTCCATGCGCACGATGCCGCTCTCGAGCAGGTAGAAGCCCTCAGCCGGCTCGCCCTGCCGGTACAAAACGTCCCCGGCAGCGTACCGCTTGGCCGCGAAGAAGGGAACCGCGCGGAACCAAAAGTCTTCGTTCTTGTCGCTCAGGTCCGAGAATATCTGCAGGAGCAAGCGGAGCGGCTCGCCGAACGCCGCCCACTTGTTCTGCCGGGTCAGCCCGGCGTTGACAGCTTGCATCGCCGCCTCCCACAGGTGGCTGCGGCGTGGGGAGCTCGCCAGCATATCGAGGGGTCCTTGAGACGCCGAATCGGTGTGCTGCTGTCCGGGGACGTCGAGGTTGGCCGACGCCGGGGTGGGCGGGTTTCTTGAGGCGTCTTCTTGTCTTGCGTACAGGGTCTTGAGAAGCTCGTTTTCGCATGACTCCAGCGCCGAGTTGAGATCTGGCAGCACTGTTGCCACCTCCTCGCCAATCCCGACGGTCCTCAGGCTGTGGCTCAGCGCGCCATCATCGTCCACGCCGCTGAGGATGAACTCgatgttcttcttcttgagtAGCCGGCTGAGGGTTCCAAAGGCCTCGCCCGCCGAATAGTCGCATCCGGCGACGTGGTGCAGGTCCACCACGAGGAACCTGATGGGTCGCTGCCGGAATGTCTCGTCTGCGATGATCTCTCTTATCTTCTCCTCGACGCCGACGATGGTGCCGAAAAAGAGGTAGCCGCTCAGCTTGACGACATGGATCTGGCTGCCAACTTGCTTCAGGTAGTTTTGCTGAGACGGGTTGCGCCGCACCGTCGAGCCGACCACGTCGCCTGACCAGCCTGCTCTAACCGCCGAGACCTGTGAAGTTTGGAAAACCAAGGTGACGAAAGCTATTAATATGCCACAGCCAATACCGATCACGAAATCGTAGATTCCCATGATCAGGATGATGGCGACGACAGTCAAGTATTCCAGCGTCTTAAGCTTCTTGCGGGGGTGCCAGAGGGCCTCTGACAGCAGCTCAAAGCCTAGCACAAAGATAAGACAGCCGACCATCATGACTGGTATGATGCCAATCAGCCTCGGCCCGACCAGTAGCACGCCAAATGTAAGCGCCGCCAGTTCAAAGCCAGCCAGACGACTGTTCGCGCCAGATCGCATGAACATGACAGTGTTAGCATAGACGAGATAGTTCTGTATGCTTCCCGTAAGGCCCGACAAAAAGTTGGAGTAGCCGTGAAGCTTCAGCTCATGGTTGAGGTCCACGTTGTCCTCCCCAGCCGACATGGCAAGTGCTGGAACGTTGATGGGGACGTGGAGGATACCAAAGAAGGTGAGGGCCAACATGGCCGGGATCGTCTCCGCCAGGACATCCCATCGCACCAGATGGAATTCTAAGTGACCTCTTGGTCAGTATAGGTACGACCACAAGGATAGGCTGAACCTTTCTGGTGTGTCGCGGGCTGTGCGGGAGACACTTACTGTACAAAGTATAAAAGTACCACCACGGCTCGTCGCTTGCTGCGCCCTCGAAGATCCAACCTGATTCTCTGAGGCTCTCGGGGTTCAGACTGTCGAGTGAGAAGACGAAAATATAGAACACAATGGGTATCATCAAAATAAAACAAGGCAGGAAATAAGTCGACTTGATCTTCTTCTGGAGATAGACGAGAGCCACGGCCAGAGCGAGAGGTGTGGCCCAGAGCGGAATGGTTTCGGGATTTATGAGCTTGTTCAGCGTCGCAAGGTCGTACTCCAAGCTGCCTTCGATGCGTGCTGAGACCTCGAAGCCAGTAGCAACCAGGAACCAACCGACGCCGCCAATACAGCCGATGAGTATGTGACGGGGGATAAATCCAACAATGTAGCCAAACTTGAAGTAGCCCATGAGGAAGAATACAATGCCTGTCATCATGGAGCTGACGGCATATGCCACAATCGTGGTTGCAATGACGGCATCGGGGTCGTCTTGGCCAATGGAGGTTGTGATGGTAGACGCCATGGAATGAAAGAATGGCACAACTTCGATCTGTAAAGTCGCCATAGGTAAGTAGCCAGTCGCAAAGCAGGTAGTATGGGCAACAAAACATGGGCATCCTAGCCTACCATTTCCGAGCCAACAGAGCCCTTGAAAATAGAGCCCATCGAGTAAGTCAACTGAGACACAATCGTGCTGACGTAGAATATTGATATGCCCGCAGGGCCAAGGTTGGAGAAAATTGGGTTCCCAAGAGGAAACAAGATCATTCCTGGTCGTAGGATGGACAGTCAGTATCAACAAGGCATACCATACCCCTGAAAGGCCAAGTTCATCTGAAGGAAATACGAGGCCTGAGTTCAACTTACCATATGATAGCGCATCGAGAATGTTGAGCAACAGGCCAACTATAACTGCTGGGAGACATGCAACTGGATCAACCACCGCTGCCTGCCATATTGCTCGCTTATCCCAGCACTTGGGCTCTCGGGCAACTCTGAAAAACGCAGAGACGTGGCTCTCAAGGGAGTGTCTGACACCTGCCAAGCCGTGGAGGAAGCCACTCTTGGGAGGATCGGCAACCTTTTGGCTCTCCAGATCAGAGGTTAGGCTAGTTCCGTTCAGGCGAATGCTTTGACGTGGCCGTACACCCAGGAGTGGTGTGGTCTCGGACATGTTGTTCTCCCTTTCCTGCTCGTGTAAGTCTTGCTTCTTGTGCAAGCTGCCATAATCCCGAAGGCCCGGCGACATGGCACCGATGTGAAGATCGCCGGGCGGTTGCCGGTCAAGATCTTTCAGGTTATCCTCCGGCGGAGAGCGTCTCAGCATGTTGGCCAATATCGACGGCCCTGCACCATTAAAATCCTCTCCTTCCTCCACGGGCTCTGGTGACGGCGGTTCTGAGATTTCCTCAATGATTTCGGTGTCCTTGGCAGGACTTAGAGCCTCATCTTCCACGGCGGCCGGGCTGAAAACCTGTGGTGCGTCACGGCTGAATCTTGACGAGCTGGATCTGGGCCGGTTGAGGAAAGACGGAGGTCTGCGGTTGTTCTGGTCTGAGAGCAGGTATGACGCTAATTCGGCCGTGTCTTCGCGGACGCTTCGGGCATGCTGGGCGCTGTCCACGGGGGCTGTGAATGTTGTGGGAAAAGAGTTTAGCAGTCAGAGGTTTGTTTACGTGGATGGCGCAACGGCTGTCAGAGAGCAAACAAGCATATCACatgggttttcttttttggtcttGTCTTGCAGGCTGCATATGCAGCCCATCACGATatataaagaaaaaaaagtggctGCACATACTGTATCTGTCACGCATGCTTCCATGTATAAAAGAGCGTATGGGCTCCCGGTAACTAGCAGATCCAAAAGAGAGAGACCGATCCCGCGTCTCGCCAGGCCCGTTGGGCGGAGATATCAAGCCCGCGGTGGGACTATCATTGTTGTTGCTTGTCGTCGAGATATCGTTTGCTTGGGCTGGGTCTATGTTTGCCCTCCGCCAAGAAAACCGAGAAGGGGAGGACATGGCAATAAAAGACCCGGACAGGAGCCAGTTGGAGCTGCAGTCTGGGGGCCCGTTcaagtaggtaaggtatgtaaagaaaaaaagcagtGGGGCAGCGCGGGAGTCAGTGTTGTGGGCGTGTAGACGCACACGCACGCACTCGGCTTGTGCGCAGTTTTTTGGGTAAGGTACTGAAGATGAGATACCTTAGCTTGTTTCCTCTTGACTCTTGATTATTGGTCAAGGGACTCCAGCAGTAAGGAACAGGTAGGTAGCTTGGTAGGTACTTCGACTAGAACCACCTGAGTCTCGAGGGGGAGCGTGTCAACGTCTCCTCGTATGCAGCCCTGGTAGATGAGATGAGATGTTTGTTCGCAGATTGCGCCCGTCCGTCCCGAGTTGACGTGATTCTCTGATGTTTCTTATCTGTTGCTGCAGCTCTTGCAGCTTCTGTCCCCAACCAGAAAAGACGGACGGACCTGCGATTCCGGTCAGAAGACGAGCGAAATAATGAGCTGAAGTTCCACTTGCATGGGGGGGACAGAAACCCAAATTCGAATTCTCGAAGCTTGAACCTTGATCAAGCCTTGTCAGCAATTTCATGTGCACCACGACGTGGTGTAAATGGCCAGGGTCCAGTCCGGAGGGATTTCGAGTCCTGAAGCATGGCGCAAAACTCTAGACAGGGAAATCCCGAGAGCGAACTTTTGGAAAATCTGGGTAAATGTGAAGAAATTTTGTGGTGCGCGAGTGCTAGCGCtataaccttttttttttttctctgttcCCTCGGTCACTGGTATCCACGCACCCACCACGCCACTTGCTCGCCAAGATTTAACGGCAGCCATGCCAGAATTAGGGGTGGGGATTAGATCAGATTAGCGATAGTGTTCATTAAAGGCTGTACTTGTTCGAGGTAAGGTATGGTACTATTATTCTGCTTCTGAGTAGGAGACTAGTCTACTGCTAGACTTAGGCCGAGTTCCAAAGGTAGTTTGCAGGATATTCTTAGACAAAGCCTTACTCGAACTGCTTGATTCAATTGAGGCCAATTTATGCCTCATTGGTTTGAATTCTTTTTGTGCTGTGAAGCTAATTACGCAAGTAATAATATTGTAATGATGTGTAATAACGTCAACAAGGCGCAAACCAGCGTCACAATCAAGCTGCCGCGTGGCATCACTAGCTACCCATCATCCTTGCatatttttttccctcccgcCTGGTCGCATGCAACCTAAAGCCCGGCTCGTCCACTAAGATTTGGATTCCCACTGCCCTATAGAAGCCTCCAACTGGTAAAGTCTGAGCGGAGTCCTCCGTTGATGTGCATAACCCCCGCGTTTATCAGCCTGATGAATGCATTATGTTGCTTTTCTCGACCTCTCGGAATGTACGGAGTACTGTCGGACAGTATCCGCATGGGGGTTGGTACATAATGGCTCTAATCCAAAAGTGCACTCTACCAACACAAATGGGAAACTCTTAAACTTGCCGGCCTCCCCGATTCAGCCGCCTGGAAACTTCCGACGTCGCGAgcgacttgaaaaaaaaatccagcaATGTATTGGCTGACAAACTCAGATTCGACCCATGCTAACTTTGGCCGGCCACGAAACACTCGGGGTGCAGATACTTGATTTGACCTGATGCAAAGGAGGAGTCTGGGCTGCATGCGTCAATTTTTTTTGATTATGCCTTTCCTGATTTCTCTGTTATCTTGGACACGGTAAACCAGTAGCATGTGGATGGCATGCCTCAGGTAATATGCATTCCTCGGAGATTGGAGATCTGTCCCTTCTTTTTACACGTCCTTTCGGCGCAAAATCCCATAGGGTGTGTGTTTTACAAGGTATCCGTACATCAACCCATGCAAAAACACGTCGACTCCGCGGCCGTCGACATGAAAGTTTTGTGCATGCTAGCAAACAAGCAAACCAGGAGCTATCGTAGAGTTGCAACATCTACGTCGCCGATTCTGATGACCGGGAATTCTGCTGAACATTCCCCTCTGGCATCAATTCTCGATGATGCTGAAGCTCCTGCATCCTGTTATCTCTTGTTCATGGCTACGCATCTCCTTGGAATTGCCAATTCAGCCACGGACTTGGCACGGCCCTTTTAAGCAAGTTGATTTGCCTGTATGTCGCTCTCGTTCTCCCAACAAGGCTCGGACGGTTCTTAGCTGAGTTTTTGGAGGTAGCCTTGGGCTATCAGCCTTTCCACATCACCCTGGCGAACGTAAAATTGGCTGTTCTTGCTGAGAGTAATAGCGCTATATGCAGATAAGACAGGTCATATGATCAGCACAAACAACACTTCGAATCTGCAGATTATTGCACGGTGACAAGGAATCCCTTCAACCTACCCATATTCTGTTTGAATCTCACCGGCATCCTTGAGCACCCTGACATCGATAAAGAGGTCCCTCGGTGGCTCCAGGCTTCCCGTTAGATCAACATCTGTCCACTGGCCCTTGTACGCCGCAAGCAAATCGCTGTACTGTCGCACATAGTCCTCTTCCTGCGGACTCAATCCGCCAGTCGGCCCGTCGGCAGGTCCCGGGCCGCCGCCACTCCCATCTCTCAACTGTTGCCCTTGCGCAGACAGCTCCATCACGTCGGCACCGCTCCAGACAAGCTCCTCCAACTTATCGGTCCGCGTGCGGTGGTATGCAAGCAGGCAGCGCTTGTTTCGGCGCATTGATAGGTGGTTTACCAGGAGGGCACAAGCGGTTGCCTTGTCCTCGTTCgggtcgaaggcgccttcgaaGGGCTCCAGCAGGCTCGTTACATCTCTGTTCAAATCGCGCACCTCGCGGGTGGCGGCGCGTACTAGCTCGGTCTGGTATGGGGGTAAATGGGTGAGATTCTGCGTCCGTTTCGCGTGCTGGACCTGTTATGCGGGCATTGATTATTAGTTAGATAGTTAAAGTGGTGCTGCGACGCGCTCGAGAcgtgttttatttttggcaAAAATGAAAGGAAAAAGACCGGTGAGTGGACCGAGTACCAGTTTGTTTCCCACGTCTCCGTACATCGCAGTGCGCAGTCAATTGCACTTTGGATTGTATATGATCTGCAACGGAATATTATGCGACGACGACACACGTGTCTTTGATCGTATTTGTGTATTCGACAGTGTATCTCAGCCATGTGCAATTAGGTAGTCTGTTGCCAAGTGAACATAAACTACACTCAGTCTAGTGCCCCACAGCAGTGCACCCCTCCGCAAAAAAACACTTCAAATCTCACTACAAGTCTTGGTACAGAGCCTTAGTCTATCTCTTAACTGAATGAACCCTTGATAATACAGCGTCATAGCTGCCCCGCTGGGCCGATAGCGGGGAACCCCTCGTCGCAAAGGACTTACACACGCCTTTTAGTACTCGcgtgagagaaaaaaaaaataagaaaaaaaaagttattTACCACTGAGTCTTGTGCACAACTTATACGCCAAAATCTTTCCAGAAGCAAGTTTCTAGTCTAAATTGGTCACCCAAGCATATCACGGCTTTGGTCAAGACTAGCACTTATTGGGCACACTATAAAATCAAGATGGCGTCTTCTCAGCGGATTGCCATCGTCTCCGTCTATGACAAGACAGGACTCTTGGATCTGGCTAAAGGCCTCATCAAGAACAATGTTCGCATTCTGGCGTCTGGAGGTACCTCCAAGATGATCAGGGAGTCCGGCTTCCCTGTGGAGTAAGTGATGTCTCATTTGCCCTTTTGGATCTCTTGtcaagaaggaaaagaaaaagcgaaagcagaaaagaaaaagataaAAGGAGAACAAGCACCGCCAAGCTAACGCACGATACCTACACCCCCCAGAGACATCTCAGCCATCACCAAGGCCCCCGAGATGCTGGCTGGCCGGGTCAAGACCCTCCACCCAGCCGTGCACGCCGGCATTCTGGCCCGCAACCTCGAGTCGGACGAGAAGGACCTTGCCGAGCAGAGCATCGACAAGGTCGACTACGTCGTCTGCAATCTGTACCCCTTCAAGGACACCGTCGCCAAGATCAACGTCACCGTCCCCGAGGCTGTCGAAGAGATCGACATTGGAGGCGTCACCTTGATCCGTGCCGCCGCCAAGAACCACTCGCGCGTCACCATCCTGAGCGACCCGACCGACTACGCCGAGTTCCTCAAGGAGCTGGACAGCGGCGAGATCAAGGAGTCGAGCCGCAAGCTGTACGCTCTCAAGGCCTTTGAGCACACGGCCGACTACgacgccgccatcgccgacTTCTTCCGCAAGCAGTACGCCTCGGACGGCCTGCAGCACCTCACCCTCCGCTACGGCGCCAACCCCCACCAgaagcccgccgccgccttcgCCAAGGAGGGCAAGCTGCCCTTCAAGGTCCTCTGCGGCAGCCCGGGTTACATCAACCTGCTCGACGCGCTCAACGCCTGGCCCCTGGTCaaggagctcaaggccgCCCTCGGtctccccgccgccgccagcttcAAGCACGTGTCgcccgccggcgccgccatCGGCACCCCGCTGTCTGCCGACGAGCAAAAGGTCTATATGGTCGAGGGCATCGAGGGTATTGAGTCGTCGGCCCTGGCCCAGGCCTACGCACGCGCCCGTGGCGCCGACCGCATGTCGTCGTTTGGTGACATGATCGCCCTCAGCGACGTCGTCGACCTGCCCACCGCCCAGATCATCTCCAAGGAGGTCTCTGACGGTGTCATCGCCCCTGGCTACGACGCTGCCGCGCTCGAGGTcctcaagaagaagaagggcggCCGCTACCTGGTGCTGCAGATGGACGCCGACTACGTCCCGAGCCCGCAGGAGCTGCGCACCGTCTACGGCGTGTCGCTTGCCCAGCACCGCAACGACGTCGAGGTGTCGCCCGCGTCGTTCAGCACCGTCTTGGTGCCCAAGGATGGCCCGGCCCTGCCCGAGTCTGCCCTGCGCGACCTGACCGTCGCCACCATCGCGCTCAAGTACACCCAGAGCAACTCGGTCTGCTACGCCGCCAACGGCCAGGTCAtcggcctcggcgccggCCAGCAGTCGCGCATCCACTGCACTCGCCTCGCCGGCGACAAGGCCGACAACTGGTGGCTGCGCTTCCACCCGCGTGTCCTTGGCATCAAGTGGAAGAAGGGCACCAAGAGGCCCGACAAGAGCAACGCCATCGACCTGCTCGTCAGCGGCGAGCTGCCCAAGTCCGGCCCCGAGAGGGAGTCGTTCGAGGCCCTGTTCGACGAGGTCCCTGCCGCCTTTGGCGAGGCCGAGCGCGAGGAGTGGCTCGGCAAGCTGACCAACGTTGCTATTTCCAGCGATGCATTCGTAAGTTTTGTTCCTCTTGTCCTAcagcccctttttttttttttttttgtcgtgtTCAAGCTCCAAAAAGTCAGGAAGAAAAATTACATCAGCTGACTGACGCCAAACACTAAAATAGTTTCCCTTCACCGACAATGTGTACCGTGCGGCCCGTTCAGGAGTCAAGTACATGGC is from Pyricularia oryzae 70-15 chromosome 2, whole genome shotgun sequence and encodes:
- a CDS encoding cytochrome P450 51, producing the protein MGLLQDTTGPLVDAFYQLGTGAQVGVAFVSFIFLSVFFHVAQQIFFKNPHEPPVVFSWFPVVGSTVTYGKDPPQFFRDMAKKYGNIFTFILLGKKTTVYIGTEGNEFILNGKLRDVNAEEIYGPMTTPVFGKDVVYDCPNAKLMEQKKFMKIALTTEAFRSYVPIIADEVSSYLKRTPAFKGPSGVVNIPPKMAEITIFTASHALQGKEIRDQFDETLADLYHDLDMGFHPVNFKLHWLPLPRNIRRDKAQKTIAKIYMDTIQRRRAKGKDSEAKDMMYHLMNSTYKNGTPVPDHEIAHMMIALLMAGQHSSSSTSSWIMLRLASRPDIMEELYQEQVRALGADLPPLRYEDLANLPLHLAVIKETLRLHAPINSILRAVKQDLPVPGTNYVIAKDTTVLAAPGYSAGDPNHFPEPELWEPHRWEADSRLAPRISMSNDNDEEEKIDYGYGLVSKGTTSPYLPFGAGRHRCIGEHFANVQLQTIVAMIVREFKFRNVDGSGKVVGTNYASLFSRPEEPAKIYWERR
- a CDS encoding sulfate transporter; its protein translation is MSSPSRFSWRRANIDPAQANDISTTSNNNDSPTAGLISPPNGPGETRDRSLSFGSASYREPIRSFIHGSMRDRYTPVDSAQHARSVREDTAELASYLLSDQNNRRPPSFLNRPRSSSSRFSRDAPQVFSPAAVEDEALSPAKDTEIIEEISEPPSPEPVEEGEDFNGAGPSILANMLRRSPPEDNLKDLDRQPPGDLHIGAMSPGLRDYGSLHKKQDLHEQERENNMSETTPLLGVRPRQSIRLNGTSLTSDLESQKVADPPKSGFLHGLAGVRHSLESHVSAFFRVAREPKCWDKRAIWQAAVVDPVACLPAVIVGLLLNILDALSYGMILFPLGNPIFSNLGPAGISIFYVSTIVSQLTYSMGSIFKGSVGSEMIEVVPFFHSMASTITTSIGQDDPDAVIATTIVAYAVSSMMTGIVFFLMGYFKFGYIVGFIPRHILIGCIGGVGWFLVATGFEVSARIEGSLEYDLATLNKLINPETIPLWATPLALAVALVYLQKKIKSTYFLPCFILMIPIVFYIFVFSLDSLNPESLRESGWIFEGAASDEPWWYFYTLYKFHLVRWDVLAETIPAMLALTFFGILHVPINVPALAMSAGEDNVDLNHELKLHGYSNFLSGLTGSIQNYLVYANTVMFMRSGANSRLAGFELAALTFGVLLVGPRLIGIIPVMMVGCLIFVLGFELLSEALWHPRKKLKTLEYLTVVAIILIMGIYDFVIGIGCGILIAFVTLVFQTSQVSAVRAGWSGDVVGSTVRRNPSQQNYLKQVGSQIHVVKLSGYLFFGTIVGVEEKIREIIADETFRQRPIRFLVVDLHHVAGCDYSAGEAFGTLSRLLKKKNIEFILSGVDDDGALSHSLRTVGIGEEVATVLPDLNSALESCENELLKTLYARQEDASRNPPTPASANLDVPGQQHTDSASQGPLDMLASSPRRSHLWEAAMQAVNAGLTRQNKWAAFGEPLRLLLQIFSDLSDKNEDFWFRAVPFFAAKRYAAGDVLYRQGEPAEGFYLLESGIVRMEYDLPQGRLCESIVAGTTCGELPFFSDTCRTATAVVERDAVVWLIDREAWAKLQRKEPDVAQELLRMGLKITSERMNAMTSHVLTLAY
- a CDS encoding DNA replication complex GINS protein PSF1, translated to MYGDVGNKLVQHAKRTQNLTHLPPYQTELVRAATREVRDLNRDVTSLLEPFEGAFDPNEDKATACALLVNHLSMRRNKRCLLAYHRTRTDKLEELVWSGADVMELSAQGQQLRDGSGGGPGPADGPTGGLSPQEEDYVRQYSDLLAAYKGQWTDVDLTGSLEPPRDLFIDVRVLKDAGEIQTEYGAITLSKNSQFYVRQGDVERLIAQGYLQKLS
- a CDS encoding bifunctional purine biosynthesis protein ADE17; the encoded protein is MASSQRIAIVSVYDKTGLLDLAKGLIKNNVRILASGGTSKMIRESGFPVEDISAITKAPEMLAGRVKTLHPAVHAGILARNLESDEKDLAEQSIDKVDYVVCNLYPFKDTVAKINVTVPEAVEEIDIGGVTLIRAAAKNHSRVTILSDPTDYAEFLKELDSGEIKESSRKLYALKAFEHTADYDAAIADFFRKQYASDGLQHLTLRYGANPHQKPAAAFAKEGKLPFKVLCGSPGYINLLDALNAWPLVKELKAALGLPAAASFKHVSPAGAAIGTPLSADEQKVYMVEGIEGIESSALAQAYARARGADRMSSFGDMIALSDVVDLPTAQIISKEVSDGVIAPGYDAAALEVLKKKKGGRYLVLQMDADYVPSPQELRTVYGVSLAQHRNDVEVSPASFSTVLVPKDGPALPESALRDLTVATIALKYTQSNSVCYAANGQVIGLGAGQQSRIHCTRLAGDKADNWWLRFHPRVLGIKWKKGTKRPDKSNAIDLLVSGELPKSGPERESFEALFDEVPAAFGEAEREEWLGKLTNVAISSDAFFPFTDNVYRAARSGVKYMAAPSGSQNDQPVFDTADKLGITFVEQSVRLFHH